The following coding sequences are from one Ficedula albicollis isolate OC2 chromosome 14, FicAlb1.5, whole genome shotgun sequence window:
- the LOC101820237 gene encoding forkhead box L1-like, with product MFDNTQYPYNCFNYDGDDYPACSSDEEKKFTRPAYSYIALIAMAIQQSPSNKVTLSGIYDFIMKKFPYYRSNQRAWQNSIRHNLSLNSCFVKVPRTEGNEKGKGNYWSFAAGCESMLDLFENGNYRRRRRRRNVKREHKEQRPSRVKSPSSPNISSVDSALNSISSSESKYERIEPGPKLLEPCGFAPSSVTSRQHFLF from the exons ATGTTTGACAACACGCAGTACCCCTACAACTGCTTCAATTATGATGGGGATGATTATCCTGCCTGTAGTTCTGACGAGGAGAAAAAATTCACCAGACCAGCGTACAG ctaCATTGCCTTAATTGCAATGGCCATCCAGCAAAGCCCTTCAAATAAAGTCACCCTCTCTGGCATTTATGACTTTATAATGAAGAAATTTCCTTACTACAGATCAAATCAAAGAGCCTGGCAGAACTCCATCCGACATAACTTATCGCTTAACAGTTGTTTTGTGAAG gttCCCAGAACAGAAGGGAatgagaaggggaaaggaaactATTGGAGCTTTGCAGCAGGATGTGAGTCCATGCTGGATCTCTTTGAAAACGGGAATTACAGGAGAAGACGGAGGAGGAGGAACGTGAAAAGGGAGCACAAGGAGCAGAGACCAAGCAGAGTGAAAAGTCCTTCGTCCCCCAATATCTCTTCTGTGGACTCTGCTTTGAACAGCATTTCCTCTTCTGAGAGTAAATATGAAAGAATTGAACCGGGCCCAAAACTTCTGGAGCCTTGTGGGTTTGCTCCAAGCAGCGTGACCAGCAGGCAGCATTTCCTCTTCTGA